The following coding sequences are from one Epinephelus fuscoguttatus linkage group LG5, E.fuscoguttatus.final_Chr_v1 window:
- the si:dkey-202l22.3 gene encoding 7 transmembrane receptor domain-containing protein, protein MDIFMDGDFSVIGNISHDTARERLEESKDQGLNHSDPLDMFIGMELLQRFKPLFLPLYCLVVVVAGVGNSFLLACILSDKKLHNATNFFIGNLAAGDLLMCLSCVPLTVSYAFDSHGWAFGRPLCHLVPLLQCATVFASVLSLTAIAVDRYIVVAHPVRRRISVWGCGAVTLGVWLLSLALAAPPSLYTRYLDLRPSGIDLVVCEEFWPQSGNLRLLYSCFILIASYMIPLLSVSVSYCAITVSLKSYSVPGEPSNSQQRWSQRRKKTFSLLVASVLAFALCWLPLQVLNLLLDLDPDFHIIGKRYINVLQVCCHLVAMSSACYNPFIYASLHSKVRMHLKGYLCPCHNLQRGMVERATSRS, encoded by the exons ATGGATATCTTCATGGACGGGGATTTCAGCGTGATTGGTAACATCAGCCATGACACAGCACGGGAGAGACTAGAAGAAAGCAAAGACCAAGGTCTAAACCACAGTGACCCACTGGACATGTTTATAGGCATGGAGCTCCTTCAGCGTTTCAAACCTCTTTTCCTGCCTCTCTACTGCCTTGTAGTGGTTGTGGCTGGTGTTGGAAACTCCTTCCTGTTGGCTTGCATCTTGTCTGACAAGAAACTCCACAATGCCACCAACTTTTTCATCGGTAATTTAGCGGCTGGAGACCTGCTGATGTGTTTGAGTTGTGTTCCACTGACTGTGTCGTACGCCTTCGACAGTCATGGCTGGGCTTTCGGGAGACCCCTGTGCCACTTGGTCCCCTTGCTGCAATGTGCCACTGTGTTTGCATCAGTGCTTTCGCTCACTGCCATTGCTGTAGATCGCTACATTGTTGTAG CTCACCCAGTACGGAGGAGGATCTCAGTGTGGGGTTGTGGTGCAGTGACTCTCGGTGTCTGGCTTTTATCTCTGGCCCTGGCTGCGCCTCCTTCTCTCTACACACGCTATCTGGATCTGCGACCCAGTGGCATAGACCTGGTAGTTTGCGAGGAATTCTGGCCTCAGAGTGGCAATCTGCGGCTGCTCTACTCCTGCTTCATCCTCATAGCCTCCTACATGATCCCGCTGCTGTCTGTTAGCGTGTCCTACTGTGCCATTACTGTCAGCCTAAAAAGCTATTCAGTACCCGGAGAGCCATCCAACAGCCAGCAGCGCTGGAGCCAAAGGAGGAAGAAGACCTTTTCTCTGCTGGTGGCGTCAGTGCTGGCTTTCGCCCTGTGCTGGCTGCCCCTGCAG GTGCTGAACCTGTTGCTCGACCTGGACCCAGACTTCCACATCATAGGGAAGCGCTACATAAATGTCTTACAAGTCTGCTGTCATTTAGTGGCTATGAGCTCTGCGTGCTACAACCCCTTCATCTATGCCTCGCTGCACAGCAAAGTCCGCATGCACCTGAAAGGCTACCTCTGCCCTTGTCACAATCTTCAGAGGGGGATGGTGGAGAGGGCGACG